Proteins co-encoded in one Centroberyx gerrardi isolate f3 chromosome 18, fCenGer3.hap1.cur.20231027, whole genome shotgun sequence genomic window:
- the ppil6 gene encoding putative inactive peptidyl-prolyl cis-trans isomerase-like 6, whose amino-acid sequence MPSKVHLEIVGLIKEHNFHVATNIAEGLKQKFPDAFLDPTIHPLLECDWHTYLWNKKRELRGEVWQFSSNLMCFLNGHLLGNETDLVSWAKNQWEFTFTRPQAFYLALTEDCYSKHLHRTGHQFVFMDIEIRGESVGRLLFELFSDVCPKTSENFQALCTGERGLSQSGLMLCYKGSVFHRVVPNGWVQGGDISPAGKGNGGESVYGATFEDESFAVSHTKRGILGMANQGRHSNGSQFYITLQPAPWMDRKYVAFGQLVEGSDVLRSLEEVPTYNERPKTECRVADCGVFEP is encoded by the exons ATGCCCTCAAAAGTGCATCTAGAAATTGTCGGCTTGATTAAAGAACATAATTTTCATGTTGCCACGAATATTGCTGAG GGACTAAAACAGAAGTTTCCTGATGCATTTTTGGATCCAACAATTCATCCATTACTCGAATGTGACTGGCACACATATCTGTGGAACAAGAAAAGG GAACTGCGTGGGGAAGTGTGGCAGTTCTCCAGCAACCTGATGTGCTTTCTGAATGGCCATCTCCTTGGAAATGAGACGGATCTCGTCAGCTGGGCTAAGAATCAGTGGGAGTTCACTTTCACCCGGCCGCAGGCATTTTATCTGGCCCTCACTGAAGACTGCTACTCCAAACACCTCCACAGAACAGGG CATCAATTTGTCTTCATGGACATTGAGATTCGAGGAGAATCAGTAGGAAGGCTTTTGTTTGAG ctgttCTCAGATGTGTGTCCAAAGACGTCGGAGAACTTCCAGGCCCTGTGTACAGGAGAGCGCGGCCTGTCCCAGAGCGGCCTCATGCTCTGCTACAAGGGCTCTGTGTTCCACCGTGTGGTGCCCAATGGCTGGGTGCAAGGCGGAG ATATTTCTCCAGCAGGAAAAGGCAACGGAGGAGAGTCAGTCTATGGAGCAACTTTTGAAG ATGAGAGCTTTGCAGTTTCCCACACCAAGCGGGGCATTCTAGGAATGGCCAACCAGGGTCGCCATAGCAACGGATCCCAGTTCTACATCACCCTGCAGCCGGCTCCCTGGATGGATAGGAAATATGTTGCTTTTGG tCAACTGGTTGAAGGTTCAGACGTCCTGAGGAGTCTAGAAGAGGTCCCAACTTACAATGAAAGACCCAAGACTGAATGTAGAGTTGCAGATTGTGGAGTGTTTGAGCCATAA